TATTACTAATAAACTAGATGAGTTGCAGTTAGAAGCTGCACAGGAAAAGAATAGAACTCTGGAAGATTTAGAAAAATCTCGGAATGAATTTATTTCCTATGTTTCTAGCTTAAAGTCGGAAACTCAGGAACATAAGGATAAGACTGTTGAAAGTTTCTCAAGTTTACAGGTGGATGCTGAAAAAGAAAAGCATGAGATAATAGGCAATGTTAGAGAATTAGAAAAGTTCTTTAAATCAGAAGTATCACAATTACAGTCTGAGATTCAGCAACAAAAAGATAGCATTTTTGAGAGTTTAGGCGGTTTGCAGTTAGATGCACAACAAGAGAAAGATAAAACTCTGGAAAGTTTAGGGGAGTTAGAGAATTTATTTAAAGCTCAAGTGGCTGAATTGCAGTCTGAGACTCAGCAACGAAAAGATGCTATAATGGAATGTTTAAAAAAATTACAGTCAGATTTTGCTGAACAATTATCGGAATTACGGGTGGACGCTCAAAACCGCAAAGAGCAAATTATTACGAATTTAGAAGCATCAGGTTCTGAGTTTACGGCTCAATTTTCAGAATTACAATTAAATGCTCAAGAACAAAAGCTGCTGATTCTGGAAAAGCTGGAAAAGTTAGAGACGGATTTTGTCTCTCAACTTTCTGAGTTGCAGTTGGACGCTCAAGAACGCAAGAATATAATTTTGCAGGAGTTGGTGAATACTCAGCCGTCATCTGTTGCGGAAAAGTCAGAAATACAGGAAGTTCAGCCACAGTCAGAAGTGTTAGTGAATGATGCTCTCCAAGAGGGAGATGAGTTATTTGCTCAAAGAAAATATGATGAGGCGATCGCACTTTATGATAAAGTAGTGGCAGATGATCCTGATAATCATGTGGCTTGGTTAAAACATGGTTTAACTCTGGGAAGATTGCAACGCTACAAAGATGCGATCGCATCCTATGAAAAGGCTATTGAAATTAAACCGGATTATCACGAGGCTTGGTGCGATCGCGGTGTGGCTTTTGGTAAACTAGGACAACAGCAAAAAGCTTTCGATTCTTTTGATAAAGCGACTCAAGTTAAACCTGATGATCCAGTGGCTTGGTTGAATCGTGGTCTGGCTTTGATAGAATTGGAAAGATATGAGGATGCGATCGCTAGTTTTGACAAAGCCATTGATATTAATCCCAATTCTGCGAAAGTCTGGGATAAACGTGGTTATGCTTTGGTAAGATTAGGAGAAGATGATGAGGCGATCGCTAGTTTTGACAAAGCATTAGAAATTAATCCTAACTATGCTAGTGCGTATTACGATAAAGCAGCTTGTTATGCGCTGCAAAGACAATTGAAATTAGCTTTGGCAAATCTTCAACAAGCAATTGAATTGAATCCCAGATATCAAGAAGATGCGGCTTTTGACATTGATTTTGATGAAATTGCTGATGATAAAAGCTTTAGGGAACTGATATCTAAATAAGATGGAACCTCACCCCCGGCCCCTCTCCTTCTCCCAAAGGGAGACGCTACGCGAAGGTAAGGAGAGGGGAGTGAATGCTGAGTTTATGGTAATCGTAAATTAGAGAATATGGAACCTCACCCCCAGCCCCTCTCCTTATTAAGGAGAGGGGAGTGAATGCTGAGTTTATGGTAATCGTAAATTAGAGAATATGGAACCTCACCCCCAGCCCCTCTCCTTCTCCCAAAGGGAGACGCTACGCGAAGGTAAGGAGAGGGGAGTGAATGCTGAGTTTATGGTAATCGTAAATTAGAGAATATGGAACCTCACCCCCAGCCCCTCTCCTTAATAAGGAGAGGGGAGCAAATGCTGAGTTTATGGTAATCGTAAATAAGGACATTTGGAAAGAAACTCAGATGCTTTATTTTTAGCGTCGGGGTTGTTGATATGTGCTGGTGTCGGTCGAATAATTCCAGTAAACAAGTCTTCTAAGCCGTAGGGAGTGAAAAATTCCCATTCCCCTTGTGCATTTAGTCGAACTCCTACAGCTGTAGCGGTGTGTAACCAATCTTGAATACCATTTTCTGTACTGGTGTAGGATGTGCGCCCAGAACGCCAACGGGCAAAACTAGCTTGATTTTTGACATCAAACTGATAATTGGGAAATTGTGCGGTTAATTGTGCCTTTGCTGCTAGTTCCTGGGAACGGTTTCCTGATTCATCAAAAAAGGCAATATCGAAGTCTTTGATAAATAAACGACATTTTTGACCAAATACTGCACACCACACTGTATTTCGCACTGCACCCCCGGCTAACCACCAGTTAGGTAGATTTAGTTGAGCGATGGCAGGTAATACAATACCCACAGGTGTAGCAGCTAAAATTATCTGTAAGGGAGTGTTGCTATTCATTGACTTGGTGCGCGGTATTCATATTACCGAATTGGAAGCCCGTCGGGAACAGATTCAAGCTTTAGAAGAAAGTCTCAAACGTGACAGAAACGGTCATCAGAGAGAATTAGGTTAAGTCATAATCTCAAGTCCGTTTAATTTCCGAGGC
The window above is part of the Nodularia spumigena CCY9414 genome. Proteins encoded here:
- a CDS encoding tetratricopeptide repeat protein → MKRKNQVILTLVLKSAVVFSPLLLSAGMASGQPRPSVSTELNTAPVISEQQPAKLAQLQPQQPTPEQVPPVGAQPLNNTTVLFNVWLVILSLFPVAVIALFWLLRKVAIREIVHRAMAQLQGVENLQNQLTIVKQDAENLIQESKKINRELENEVATLQANIKREQDNLANLTSELLQSRDNILAGLERKIQNIQESLESEFVTQLSQLQLSAEETKDRTIESLERLQSDITNKLDELQLEAAQEKNRTLEDLEKSRNEFISYVSSLKSETQEHKDKTVESFSSLQVDAEKEKHEIIGNVRELEKFFKSEVSQLQSEIQQQKDSIFESLGGLQLDAQQEKDKTLESLGELENLFKAQVAELQSETQQRKDAIMECLKKLQSDFAEQLSELRVDAQNRKEQIITNLEASGSEFTAQFSELQLNAQEQKLLILEKLEKLETDFVSQLSELQLDAQERKNIILQELVNTQPSSVAEKSEIQEVQPQSEVLVNDALQEGDELFAQRKYDEAIALYDKVVADDPDNHVAWLKHGLTLGRLQRYKDAIASYEKAIEIKPDYHEAWCDRGVAFGKLGQQQKAFDSFDKATQVKPDDPVAWLNRGLALIELERYEDAIASFDKAIDINPNSAKVWDKRGYALVRLGEDDEAIASFDKALEINPNYASAYYDKAACYALQRQLKLALANLQQAIELNPRYQEDAAFDIDFDEIADDKSFRELISK
- a CDS encoding nucleotidyltransferase family protein; protein product: MNSNTPLQIILAATPVGIVLPAIAQLNLPNWWLAGGAVRNTVWCAVFGQKCRLFIKDFDIAFFDESGNRSQELAAKAQLTAQFPNYQFDVKNQASFARWRSGRTSYTSTENGIQDWLHTATAVGVRLNAQGEWEFFTPYGLEDLFTGIIRPTPAHINNPDAKNKASEFLSKCPYLRLP